From a single Herbiconiux sp. SALV-R1 genomic region:
- the leuC gene encoding 3-isopropylmalate dehydratase large subunit produces MSTPASTRPRTLAEKVWDDHLVVKGEDGSPDLIYIDLHLVHEVTSPQAFDGLRAEGRPLRRLDLTIATEDHNTPTLAIDKPIADLTSRTQIDTLRKNAQEFGVRLHSLGDVEQGIVHVVGPQLGLTMPGITVVCGDSHTSTHGAFGAMAFGIGTSEVEHVMATQTLPLKPFKTMAITVEGTLKPGVTAKDIILAVIAKIGTGGGQGYVLEYRGSAIRSLSMDGRMTICNMSIEAGARAGMVAPDQTTFDYLEGRPHAPQGQDWEDAVAYWKTLPTDEGAVFDAEVFIDADALEPFVTWGTNPGQGVSLSDVVPNPADIDDLNERASAERALEYMDLKAGTPLKEVAVDAVFMGSCTNSRIEDLRAFASIIKGRKKAENVRVMVVPGSARVRIEAEAEGIDKIVEEFGAEWRFAGCSMCLGMNPDQLAPGERCASTSNRNFEGRQGKGGRTHLVSPVVAAATAIRGTLSGVADLDETADAQREMVGA; encoded by the coding sequence ATGAGCACTCCCGCGAGCACCCGACCCCGCACCCTGGCCGAGAAGGTCTGGGACGACCATCTCGTGGTCAAGGGCGAAGACGGCAGCCCCGACCTCATCTACATCGACCTGCACCTGGTGCACGAGGTCACGAGCCCCCAGGCCTTCGACGGCCTGCGCGCCGAGGGCCGGCCGCTGCGCCGCCTCGACCTCACCATCGCCACCGAAGACCACAACACCCCGACGCTCGCCATCGACAAGCCGATCGCCGACCTCACGAGCCGCACCCAGATCGACACCCTCCGCAAGAACGCGCAGGAGTTCGGGGTGCGCCTGCACTCCCTCGGCGACGTCGAGCAGGGCATCGTGCACGTCGTCGGCCCGCAGCTCGGCCTCACCATGCCGGGCATCACCGTGGTCTGCGGCGACAGCCACACCTCCACCCACGGCGCCTTCGGGGCGATGGCGTTCGGCATCGGCACCAGCGAGGTCGAGCACGTCATGGCCACGCAGACCCTGCCGCTCAAGCCGTTCAAGACGATGGCCATCACGGTCGAGGGCACGCTGAAGCCGGGCGTCACCGCGAAAGACATCATCCTCGCCGTCATCGCCAAGATCGGCACCGGCGGCGGCCAGGGCTACGTGCTGGAGTACCGCGGCAGCGCCATCCGCTCCCTGTCGATGGACGGCCGCATGACCATCTGCAACATGTCGATCGAGGCGGGCGCCCGTGCGGGCATGGTCGCCCCCGACCAGACCACCTTCGACTACCTCGAGGGCCGCCCCCACGCCCCGCAGGGCCAGGACTGGGAGGACGCGGTCGCCTACTGGAAGACGCTCCCCACCGACGAGGGCGCCGTCTTCGACGCCGAGGTCTTCATCGACGCGGATGCGCTGGAACCGTTCGTCACCTGGGGCACGAACCCCGGTCAGGGCGTCTCGCTGAGCGACGTGGTGCCGAACCCCGCCGACATCGACGACCTCAACGAGCGCGCGAGCGCCGAGCGGGCCCTGGAGTACATGGACCTGAAGGCCGGCACCCCCCTCAAGGAGGTCGCCGTCGACGCCGTGTTCATGGGCTCGTGCACGAACAGCCGCATCGAAGACCTGCGTGCCTTCGCCAGCATCATCAAGGGCCGCAAGAAGGCCGAGAACGTGCGCGTGATGGTGGTGCCGGGCAGCGCCCGTGTGCGCATCGAGGCCGAGGCCGAGGGCATCGACAAGATCGTCGAGGAGTTCGGCGCCGAGTGGCGCTTCGCCGGCTGCTCGATGTGCCTCGGCATGAACCCCGACCAGCTCGCCCCCGGCGAGCGCTGTGCGAGCACCTCGAACCGCAACTTCGAGGGCCGCCAGGGCAAGGGCGGCCGCACCCACCTGGTGTCGCCCGTGGTCGCCGCGGCGACCGCCATCCGGGGCACGCTCTCGGGCGTGGCCGACCTCGACGAGACAGCGGATGCGCAGCGCGAGATGGTAGGAGCCTGA
- a CDS encoding cell wall-binding repeat-containing protein, with translation MSRSVPRAGALLAAAAVAALALAAPNAASAADADAVDDAYSLSTDAVLTVDAASGLLANDLGIDVGLGLLISLETPPVHGTLSGILPDGSFTYTPLEGWAGTDTFQYCLKLPKPLAFCAGSTATVTITTNPVIERIDGADRYATAAAVSARKFPADVDTVFVASGEVFPDALSASAAAGAKDAPVLLVQNGAIPGAVDQELQRLSPDHIVLLGGSNTVSTTVETALGTYGAKDVTRVAGADRYAVSAAVSVRTFAPARPVVYIASGEVFPDALSGSAAAGRLGGPVLLVQKDAVPAAVATELGRLKPLAVVVLGGANTISETTRAEVDRLAGLVGARIAGTDRYATAATVSEKTFLPLVDHTVYVASGEVFPDALSGSAAAIRAHAPVLLVTRDGIPTSTATELDRLNPTRIVVLGGPTTISATTYDQLATHLG, from the coding sequence ATGTCCCGATCCGTTCCCCGCGCGGGGGCTCTGCTCGCTGCGGCAGCCGTCGCCGCACTCGCGCTGGCTGCGCCCAACGCGGCTTCGGCCGCCGATGCGGATGCCGTCGACGACGCCTATTCGCTCTCCACCGATGCGGTGCTCACCGTCGATGCCGCCTCGGGGTTGCTCGCCAACGACCTCGGAATCGACGTGGGGCTCGGGCTGCTCATCTCCCTCGAGACCCCGCCGGTGCACGGCACGCTCTCCGGCATCCTGCCCGACGGCTCGTTCACCTACACGCCGCTCGAGGGCTGGGCGGGCACCGACACGTTCCAGTACTGCCTCAAGCTGCCGAAGCCGCTGGCGTTCTGCGCGGGGTCGACCGCGACGGTGACGATCACGACGAACCCCGTCATCGAGCGCATCGACGGTGCCGACCGCTACGCCACCGCTGCGGCGGTGTCGGCGCGCAAGTTCCCGGCCGACGTCGACACGGTCTTCGTGGCCTCGGGCGAGGTGTTCCCCGACGCGCTGTCGGCCTCGGCGGCCGCCGGGGCGAAGGATGCTCCGGTGCTGCTGGTGCAGAATGGCGCCATCCCGGGGGCGGTCGACCAAGAACTTCAGCGCCTGTCACCCGACCACATCGTGCTGCTCGGTGGGTCGAACACCGTCTCCACCACGGTCGAGACCGCCCTCGGCACCTACGGCGCCAAGGACGTCACCCGCGTCGCCGGCGCCGACCGCTACGCCGTCTCAGCGGCAGTCTCGGTCCGCACCTTCGCCCCGGCTCGCCCCGTGGTCTACATCGCTTCCGGCGAGGTGTTCCCCGATGCCCTCTCGGGTTCGGCGGCTGCGGGTCGCCTGGGCGGGCCGGTCCTCCTCGTGCAGAAAGACGCGGTGCCGGCTGCCGTCGCCACGGAGTTGGGTCGCCTGAAGCCGCTCGCCGTCGTGGTGCTCGGCGGAGCCAACACCATCAGTGAGACCACCCGCGCCGAGGTCGACCGACTCGCTGGCCTGGTGGGTGCGCGCATTGCCGGCACCGACCGCTACGCCACCGCCGCCACGGTCTCCGAGAAGACGTTCCTGCCCCTCGTCGACCACACCGTCTACGTGGCCTCCGGCGAGGTCTTCCCCGACGCGCTCTCCGGCTCCGCCGCAGCCATCCGCGCCCACGCCCCGGTGCTCCTCGTCACCCGCGACGGCATCCCCACCTCCACCGCCACCGAACTCGACCGCCTGAACCCCACCCGCATCGTCGTCCTCGGCGGCCCCACCACCATCTCCGCCACCACCTACGACCAACTCGCCACCCACCTCGGATAG